The Arthrobacter oryzae DNA window TTCGCCGGCCGCGATCGGCCGCGTGTCCGTCATGTAGTCAATATTCTCGGTGTTACCGCTGTTCCTAGTGCCACTTGATGTTGGCACATTGCGTTGTTCACTCATGCGAACGCCAACTCCTTCTTGTTGCCGAAGACGCCCTGGGGCCGGAAGATCATCAGCAGCATCAGGGCAACACCCACGAGGATGTAGCGCAGCTGCCCCGCCTGGACCGTGTTCAGCCATGTGACCGCACCGGACTCAATGAGGCCGTAGAGAATGCCCTGGGTGAGCGAAAGCACCACCCAGAAGATCATGGCGCCCACCACCGGACCGAGGACCGTCCCGAGGCCGCCCAGGAGCAGGCAGGTGTACAGGAAGAACGTCAGCTCGGTGCCGTAGTTGGCGGGCTGGACTGCGCCGCGGGGAAGGGTGAAGATCATGCCGGCCAGAGCGCCCAGGACGCCGCCGATGACCAGTGCCTGCATCTTGTAGGCGTAGACGTTCTTGCCCAGCGAGCGGACCGCATTTTCGTCCTCGCGGATGCCCTTGAGGACGCGTCCCCACGGGCTGCGCATCAGGAGCCACACCAGGGTGCAGCAGATGACGACGAGTCCCCAGCCCACAACACGGATGAAGAAGTCCCTGTTGTTCATGCCGAAGTACGAGCCCTCCGGGAACGGGTTCATGGCGTAGAAGCCGCCCTCGAAGGCTGCCAGTCCGTTGGCGGAACCCGTCACGGACGTCAGCTGGTTGGTGGTGACGATGTAGCGGACGATTTCCGCCGCCGCAATCGTCACGATGGCCAGGTAGTCGGCACGCAGGCGCAGGGTGGGAATACCCAGCAGCAGCGCGAAGATCGCCGAGCAGATGACGGCGATGAGCAGGCCGACGAAGAACGGCACGCCGAAAGTCAGCGTGGAGATGGCGAAGCCGTAGGCGCCTACCGCCATGAAGCCCGCCTGCCCGAAGTTCAGCAGGCCGGAGTAGCCGAAGTGAACGGCGAGGCCAAGCGCGGCCAGCGCGTACGCCGCCGTCGTCGGGCTGAAAAGTTCACCGGCAGCGCTGGAGAAAATGAATCCCAAGTCCATGGCTGTCTCCTAACCCACGCGCTCGCGACGGCCCAGGATGCCCTGCGGCCGGAACAAGAGGACAACAATCATGATGAACAGTGCTCCCACATATTTGAGGTCGGCTGCGAGGCCGAACACGGTGGTCAGCTCCACGAAGATGCCGACAATGATGGATCCGATCAGTGCACCGAATACCGTGCCAAGGCCGCCCAGGGTCACACCTGCGAAGATGAGCAGCAGGATCTGGGAACCCATGTCGAACGTGACGCCGGGCCGGTAGTAGGCCCAGAGGATGCCGCCGAGGGAGGCCAGCATGCCGCCCGCCACCCAGACAATCCGGATGACATTGTCGACGTCGATGCCCGAGGCTGCCGCCAGGGCCGGGTTGTCGGCGACTGCACGGGTGGCCTTGCCCAGCCGGGTCTTCAGGAGGACGAAGCCGATCAGCGCGATGACGACGGCGCTGATGACGAGCGACCACAGGTTGTTGGGCGAGATCGACACCGGCCCGATCTGGATTTCCGAGCTCTGGGCGTAGGGCAGTTGCTGGGTGGATCCGCCGAAGTAGAACTGAATAACGTAGCGGACAGCCAATGCGAGGCCGATGCTGACGATCATCATGGGGACCAGGCCCGTGCCGCGGCGGCGCAAAGGCTTCCACAGGCCGGCGTCCTGGACGTAGCCGAAGAGGCCGCCGCCCAGCAGGGCGAGGACCACCGCCAGCCAGAACGGCAGGCTCATGGCATTGAAGGCGAAGACCAGCACGGCGCCGAACGTGACCATTTCGCCGTGGGCAAAGTTGGTGAGGCCGGTGGTGCCGAAGATCAGCGACAGACCCACCGAGGCCAGCGCCAGCAGGAGGCCGAAGCTCAGGCCGGCCACGAGCCTGTTGAGCAGGTTCTGGCCGAAGTCCTGCTGCTGGACCACAATGCCTTTGCCGAAGGCGAAGATGACGGAGAGATTGGACGTCTGGCTGAAGGTGACGGTGCGTGGATTTTCCTGACCGTCGGCGAGCTTGATGCCTTCGGGGAGGGTGGACTCGTCCAGTTCCACTTCATACGTGC harbors:
- a CDS encoding branched-chain amino acid ABC transporter permease — its product is MGAVFAAVVAILLVVAPASQATTPSPTPSPSNQQFQNSISGFLRDDARAPIADVTITAKSGDFTGTAKSGANGSWTIGVPVQGTYEVELDESTLPEGIKLADGQENPRTVTFSQTSNLSVIFAFGKGIVVQQQDFGQNLLNRLVAGLSFGLLLALASVGLSLIFGTTGLTNFAHGEMVTFGAVLVFAFNAMSLPFWLAVVLALLGGGLFGYVQDAGLWKPLRRRGTGLVPMMIVSIGLALAVRYVIQFYFGGSTQQLPYAQSSEIQIGPVSISPNNLWSLVISAVVIALIGFVLLKTRLGKATRAVADNPALAAASGIDVDNVIRIVWVAGGMLASLGGILWAYYRPGVTFDMGSQILLLIFAGVTLGGLGTVFGALIGSIIVGIFVELTTVFGLAADLKYVGALFIMIVVLLFRPQGILGRRERVG
- a CDS encoding branched-chain amino acid ABC transporter permease codes for the protein MDLGFIFSSAAGELFSPTTAAYALAALGLAVHFGYSGLLNFGQAGFMAVGAYGFAISTLTFGVPFFVGLLIAVICSAIFALLLGIPTLRLRADYLAIVTIAAAEIVRYIVTTNQLTSVTGSANGLAAFEGGFYAMNPFPEGSYFGMNNRDFFIRVVGWGLVVICCTLVWLLMRSPWGRVLKGIREDENAVRSLGKNVYAYKMQALVIGGVLGALAGMIFTLPRGAVQPANYGTELTFFLYTCLLLGGLGTVLGPVVGAMIFWVVLSLTQGILYGLIESGAVTWLNTVQAGQLRYILVGVALMLLMIFRPQGVFGNKKELAFA